A single genomic interval of Candidatus Zixiibacteriota bacterium harbors:
- a CDS encoding adenine phosphoribosyltransferase — MNDRTSLIKSAIRDIPDYPKPGIVFKDITTLLKNPKAFAAAQSALAEHYQPRRPDLIAAIEARGFIFGGALAHELGCGFIALRKSGKLPATVMSETYALEYGEDTINMHIDSIEPGQRVVLIDDLLATGGTMRAAAKLVERAGGVVAGIGVVIELAFLPGREALDGYDVFAVVAYETG, encoded by the coding sequence ATGAACGATCGCACGTCGCTCATCAAATCGGCCATTCGTGACATTCCCGACTACCCCAAGCCGGGGATCGTCTTTAAGGATATCACGACACTTCTGAAGAATCCGAAAGCGTTCGCCGCCGCCCAGTCGGCGCTCGCGGAGCACTATCAGCCGCGACGTCCCGATCTGATCGCCGCAATCGAGGCGCGCGGCTTTATCTTCGGCGGCGCATTGGCGCACGAGTTGGGCTGCGGATTCATCGCCTTGCGCAAGTCGGGCAAACTGCCTGCGACCGTGATGTCGGAGACGTACGCGCTCGAATACGGCGAAGACACGATCAACATGCACATCGACTCCATCGAACCGGGGCAGAGGGTCGTCCTGATCGATGATCTCCTGGCGACCGGCGGCACGATGCGCGCGGCGGCAAAGCTGGTCGAACGCGCCGGCGGCGTTGTCGCCGGGATCGGCGTGGTCATCGAATTGGCGTTTCTGCCGGGACGCGAGGCGCTGGATGGATATGATGTCTTTGCCGTGGTTGCCTACGAGACCGGATAG
- a CDS encoding acylphosphatase, with protein sequence MTRLQIRITGVVQGVGYRYFVVSRARAAQVKGWVKNRADGTVEIEAVGERGALDGFLSYVRVGPPAAHVYGVETHWFDDDHRYESFDVRF encoded by the coding sequence GTGACCCGCTTGCAGATTCGCATCACCGGCGTGGTCCAGGGCGTGGGGTATCGCTACTTTGTCGTGAGCCGCGCGCGTGCGGCGCAGGTCAAAGGATGGGTGAAGAATCGCGCCGACGGCACTGTTGAAATCGAGGCGGTCGGCGAGCGCGGCGCGCTCGACGGGTTCCTCAGTTATGTGCGCGTGGGCCCGCCGGCGGCGCATGTGTACGGCGTCGAGACACACTGGTTCGACGATGACCATCGATACGAAAGTTTCGATGTGCGGTTTTGA
- a CDS encoding TIGR00725 family protein, giving the protein MAPRPATIAVCGGGAADGDVCAQAEEVGRRLAEAGARVLTGGLGGVMEAASRGARKAGGVTIAIVPGVKTELANESVDIAIASGMAEGRNVMIIQTADGVIALPGQFGTLSEVAFALLYGKPVVSLGSWRPDPAVIAASDAETAVRLILSAVGRAGAAT; this is encoded by the coding sequence ATGGCACCACGTCCGGCGACAATCGCCGTCTGCGGCGGCGGTGCGGCTGACGGAGATGTTTGCGCGCAGGCGGAGGAAGTCGGCCGACGGCTGGCCGAGGCCGGAGCTCGCGTGCTCACCGGGGGATTGGGCGGGGTCATGGAAGCGGCCAGTCGCGGCGCCCGGAAGGCGGGCGGTGTCACCATCGCCATCGTTCCCGGCGTCAAAACCGAACTGGCCAATGAGAGCGTCGATATTGCCATTGCCAGCGGCATGGCCGAGGGACGTAACGTGATGATTATCCAGACCGCCGATGGTGTCATCGCATTGCCGGGGCAGTTTGGTACGCTCTCGGAAGTCGCCTTCGCGCTGCTCTATGGCAAGCCCGTCGTCTCGCTGGGTAGCTGGCGACCCGATCCGGCGGTGATCGCAGCCAGCGACGCCGAAACGGCCGTGCGTCTCATCCTCAGCGCTGTCGGCCGGGCCGGAGCCGCGACGTGA
- the surE gene encoding 5'/3'-nucleotidase SurE, whose product MTRTQRIPKVLRILISNDDGVYAPGINILAHELRRVADVTIVAPGTDQSASSHSLTLTRPLRIRRHEDGVYSVDGTPTDAVTLAFHEILRRRRPHLVVSGLNHGANMGEDVTYSGTVAAAIEGALMGVPAIAASVIPRDRDWRDFTSAAKFIRRLIPRIIGRLPKHTLLNINFPKMPRGGYRKTQITGLGRRIYTEIISTNRDPRGLAYYWIGGEPSWDHTEETDAAAVRRGYVSITPLKIDMTDTSLVDEMRSWRLA is encoded by the coding sequence ATGACCAGAACGCAGCGCATCCCCAAAGTGCTCCGCATTCTGATTTCCAACGATGACGGAGTCTATGCGCCGGGGATCAACATTCTGGCGCACGAATTGAGGCGCGTGGCCGACGTGACGATTGTCGCGCCCGGCACCGACCAATCGGCGTCCAGCCATTCGCTGACGCTTACGCGTCCGTTGCGAATTCGCCGGCACGAGGACGGGGTGTACTCGGTCGATGGCACCCCGACGGATGCGGTGACGCTGGCGTTCCACGAAATCCTGCGTCGTCGTCGTCCCCACCTCGTGGTGTCGGGCCTCAATCACGGGGCCAACATGGGCGAGGATGTCACTTACTCCGGAACCGTGGCCGCCGCGATCGAGGGCGCGCTGATGGGTGTGCCGGCGATCGCCGCCTCGGTCATACCGCGCGACCGCGATTGGCGCGATTTCACCTCGGCGGCGAAGTTCATCCGCCGTCTGATTCCGCGCATCATCGGCCGACTGCCAAAGCACACGCTGCTGAACATCAACTTTCCGAAGATGCCGCGCGGCGGCTATCGCAAGACTCAGATTACCGGACTGGGACGACGCATCTACACCGAAATCATCTCGACCAATCGCGACCCGCGTGGTCTGGCGTATTACTGGATCGGCGGGGAGCCGTCATGGGACCACACCGAGGAAACCGATGCCGCGGCCGTCCGACGGGGATATGTATCCATTACCCCGCTCAAAATCGACATGACGGATACATCGCTGGTGGACGAAATGCGTTCGTGGAGATTGGCGTGA
- a CDS encoding glycosyltransferase family 2 protein, with translation MRCLVVIPAYNAAGHLPELIARIRTSAPGIGILIVNDGSADETETVARHAGVEVISHPVNRGKGAALMTGFGAAMERGAEAVIHMDADLQHEPESLPDFVEAFERGEGDVIIGSRDLSARHMPFSRRLSNTLCSWTVSALARQSVADSQCGYRLISRAVMETVHPRSGGYTFEPEYLVLAGKAGFRIGAVSIGTVYQDEKSYIHPWRDTFEFIGAMLRLIVSSPRTITARATSEPTH, from the coding sequence ATGCGATGCCTCGTCGTCATTCCCGCCTATAATGCCGCCGGGCATCTGCCCGAATTGATCGCCCGTATTCGCACGTCCGCCCCCGGTATCGGCATTCTCATCGTCAATGACGGTTCGGCGGATGAGACAGAGACGGTTGCCCGGCACGCCGGGGTCGAAGTGATCTCCCATCCGGTCAATCGCGGCAAAGGGGCCGCGCTGATGACGGGATTTGGCGCAGCCATGGAACGGGGCGCCGAGGCCGTGATTCACATGGACGCCGACTTGCAGCATGAACCCGAATCGTTGCCGGATTTCGTCGAGGCCTTCGAGAGAGGTGAGGGAGACGTTATCATCGGCTCGCGTGACCTGTCCGCCCGCCACATGCCGTTCTCGCGTCGTCTCAGCAACACGCTGTGCTCCTGGACCGTTTCGGCGCTGGCTCGTCAATCGGTCGCCGATTCGCAGTGCGGCTATCGTCTGATTTCACGGGCCGTGATGGAAACCGTGCATCCGCGCAGCGGCGGGTATACATTCGAGCCGGAGTATCTCGTGCTGGCGGGGAAAGCCGGATTTCGCATCGGAGCGGTGTCGATCGGAACGGTGTATCAGGATGAGAAAAGCTACATTCATCCCTGGCGGGACACATTCGAGTTCATCGGCGCGATGCTGCGATTGATCGTCAGCAGCCCGCGTACCATCACCGCGCGTGCGACATCGGAACCGACACACTGA
- a CDS encoding MerR family transcriptional regulator has translation MSATDTTKLKLKRPPERKYYAISDVAIETDLQPYVLRFWEKEFPMLRPKKNRAGNRQYQRRDIELIMRIKHLLYGEGYTIEGARQRLRAESAGEKAPPESLKTRKMIGEVRRELEAIVEMLS, from the coding sequence ATGAGCGCCACCGACACGACCAAGCTCAAGCTGAAGCGGCCGCCGGAGCGCAAGTACTACGCGATCTCCGATGTCGCCATCGAAACCGACTTGCAGCCGTATGTCCTCCGTTTCTGGGAAAAGGAATTCCCGATGTTGCGCCCCAAAAAAAACCGGGCCGGGAACCGTCAGTACCAACGCCGCGATATCGAACTGATTATGCGCATTAAACACCTGCTGTACGGCGAGGGGTACACCATCGAAGGGGCGCGCCAGCGGCTGCGGGCCGAATCCGCCGGGGAGAAGGCGCCGCCGGAGAGTCTGAAGACCCGCAAGATGATCGGCGAGGTCCGACGGGAACTCGAAGCGATCGTCGAGATGCTCTCATAG
- a CDS encoding NAD(P)H-dependent glycerol-3-phosphate dehydrogenase, which yields MSHHDSQNVAVLGAGSWGMAVATHLHKSGHVVSIWEHNPQEAQQLARTRERHNKLPGFRLPASIQVTDMASAITRDADVVLLVTPTSAIGSTAAMVAAVRPRARVVVCLAKGMEVGTGRRMTEIIAEQLPAIPIVALTGPSHAEEVVRGVPTAVVAASDDRAAAERIQSLFSGETFRVYTSDDVVGVEVAAALKNIIAIAAGIADGLGYESADNLKGALLTRGLTEISRLGIRMGAKPETFAGLAGIGDLVTTCLSRHSRNRHVGEQIGRGRTLEETLAAMSMVAEGVNTTRAAVVLAQRLEVKMPIAEAVHRVLNGETHPREALTELMLRPLRSEMPLDAPA from the coding sequence GTGTCTCACCACGATTCACAGAACGTCGCGGTGCTCGGCGCCGGGAGTTGGGGAATGGCCGTGGCGACTCACTTGCACAAATCCGGACATGTCGTCTCCATCTGGGAGCACAATCCCCAGGAGGCGCAGCAATTGGCCCGCACGCGCGAACGGCATAACAAGCTGCCCGGATTTAGGTTGCCCGCTTCGATTCAAGTAACGGATATGGCGTCGGCCATTACCCGCGATGCCGATGTTGTCCTGTTGGTCACCCCCACATCGGCCATTGGCAGCACCGCGGCGATGGTCGCGGCAGTCCGGCCGCGCGCCCGTGTTGTCGTCTGTCTGGCCAAGGGTATGGAGGTCGGCACGGGTCGGCGGATGACCGAGATCATCGCCGAGCAGCTTCCCGCCATTCCCATAGTGGCACTAACCGGTCCTTCGCATGCCGAAGAAGTGGTCCGGGGCGTGCCGACCGCTGTTGTAGCGGCATCCGACGATCGCGCGGCGGCGGAACGCATCCAGAGTTTGTTTTCCGGCGAGACTTTTCGCGTCTACACCAGCGATGATGTCGTCGGAGTCGAAGTCGCGGCCGCGTTGAAAAACATCATCGCCATCGCGGCCGGAATCGCCGACGGACTGGGATACGAGTCCGCGGACAATCTGAAGGGCGCGCTGTTGACGCGCGGCCTGACCGAAATCAGCCGTCTCGGAATTCGGATGGGAGCCAAACCCGAGACGTTCGCCGGTCTGGCCGGTATCGGTGATCTGGTGACGACCTGCCTGTCGCGCCATTCGCGCAATCGCCATGTCGGAGAGCAAATCGGACGCGGCCGTACGCTCGAAGAAACGCTCGCTGCGATGTCGATGGTGGCCGAGGGGGTTAACACCACCCGTGCCGCTGTGGTTCTGGCGCAAAGACTCGAAGTGAAAATGCCGATTGCCGAGGCGGTACACCGTGTCTTAAACGGCGAAACCCATCCGCGTGAGGCGTTGACCGAACTGATGTTGCGTCCATTGCGCTCGGAAATGCCGCTGGATGCCCCCGCTTGA
- the plsY gene encoding glycerol-3-phosphate 1-O-acyltransferase PlsY, which produces MIASLLASYLAGSIPSALWIGHAVRGIDIRQHGSGNPGATNAARVLGLRWGLLAAAIDIAKGFAPVFWLGPIAAHPLGWDPVIAGISVGVAAIVGHLFPVFAGFRGGKGVLTALGMFVALLPIEAAIALGVWAIVFGISRIVSLGSLSAAVAFCAAVAVRRFVLGQPIHDALLSISVVLLALVFYTHRANIMRIRAGTEHRFRRSG; this is translated from the coding sequence ATGATCGCCTCCCTGCTTGCCTCCTATCTTGCCGGATCGATCCCGTCGGCGTTGTGGATCGGACATGCGGTCAGGGGGATCGATATCCGCCAGCACGGATCGGGGAATCCCGGCGCGACCAATGCCGCGCGCGTGCTCGGACTGCGCTGGGGGCTGCTGGCCGCCGCCATTGACATTGCCAAAGGATTTGCCCCGGTCTTCTGGCTCGGCCCCATCGCCGCGCACCCGCTCGGCTGGGATCCGGTTATTGCCGGAATCTCAGTCGGTGTCGCCGCGATTGTCGGACATCTTTTCCCGGTGTTTGCCGGATTCCGGGGCGGGAAGGGTGTTCTCACCGCGCTGGGGATGTTCGTGGCCCTGTTGCCGATCGAAGCCGCCATCGCCCTCGGTGTCTGGGCGATAGTCTTCGGCATATCGCGGATTGTTTCCCTGGGCTCGCTGAGCGCCGCCGTGGCATTTTGCGCAGCGGTCGCGGTGCGGCGGTTCGTGCTCGGTCAGCCGATCCATGACGCGCTGCTTTCGATCTCCGTCGTATTGCTGGCGCTGGTGTTCTACACGCATCGCGCCAACATCATGCGAATCCGCGCCGGGACCGAACATCGGTTTCGACGCTCGGGTTGA
- a CDS encoding DUF6504 family protein encodes MTKFVGERITVTTQGEIPAPVTFRWNKSVFTVAEIIVSWFDWGFPAGAMQRDWKTRRHRRYYRVRTDSGDIFEIYFDRKTPSGTGEWYLYQKLDGDESSAA; translated from the coding sequence ATGACGAAGTTTGTCGGCGAACGCATCACGGTGACGACGCAGGGGGAAATCCCCGCCCCGGTGACATTTCGCTGGAACAAGTCCGTATTCACCGTCGCCGAAATCATCGTCAGTTGGTTCGATTGGGGCTTTCCCGCCGGCGCCATGCAGCGCGACTGGAAGACACGACGGCACCGTCGGTATTACCGCGTGCGCACCGATTCCGGCGACATCTTCGAAATCTATTTTGACCGCAAAACGCCCAGCGGCACCGGCGAGTGGTATTTGTATCAAAAACTGGATGGTGACGAAAGCAGTGCCGCGTAG
- the der gene encoding ribosome biogenesis GTPase Der yields the protein MRLPVVCIIGRPNVGKSTLFNRILRRRVAVVSPVSGVTRDRHYAVAEWDDRHFALVDTGGLVLHSDDPPASLGTEEMQRHITAQSKLAIEESDAVVFVVDGIAGPQPEDRQIARFLLKSGKPAVFVVNKIDKRAQEGDIYEFTKLGPFDPLGISALGGQSIPDLLERIGAAVAPLSDGEGEEEGERPIHVALVGRPNVGKSSLANVLLGSGRMIVSPEPGTTRDSIDTTLTYEGQPFVLIDTAGLRKRARVKDQLEFFTALRSIRAVHRSDIVCVLLDASEPLSLQDFKIAETAIEAGKGLFFAVNKWDLVEKDTDTAGAYAKDLRSRIRTISWAPIVFISALTGQRAARVLTMARTIAGTLQTRIATSELNDSVLADAASKPPPAIKGRYIKINYVTQLPDPPPTFILFCNHPDLIAAPYIRYLTRRLRERYGFEGVPIRLVFRKKN from the coding sequence ATGCGCCTGCCCGTGGTCTGCATCATCGGTCGGCCGAATGTCGGCAAATCGACCCTCTTTAACCGCATCCTGAGACGGCGGGTGGCGGTGGTCTCGCCGGTTTCGGGAGTGACGCGCGACCGCCACTATGCGGTGGCCGAATGGGACGACCGGCATTTCGCGTTGGTCGATACCGGCGGCCTCGTCTTGCATTCGGACGATCCCCCGGCTTCGCTTGGGACAGAGGAGATGCAGCGGCACATCACCGCGCAATCGAAACTGGCCATCGAGGAGTCCGATGCGGTTGTGTTTGTCGTCGACGGCATCGCCGGACCGCAGCCCGAGGATCGTCAGATTGCGCGGTTCCTCCTGAAGTCCGGAAAGCCCGCTGTTTTTGTCGTCAACAAGATCGACAAACGCGCTCAGGAAGGCGACATCTACGAATTCACCAAGCTTGGGCCGTTTGATCCGCTCGGAATCTCCGCGCTCGGCGGACAGAGTATTCCCGATCTGCTTGAACGAATCGGTGCGGCGGTGGCGCCGTTGTCCGATGGCGAAGGGGAAGAAGAGGGTGAACGTCCGATTCACGTCGCGCTGGTCGGACGACCGAATGTCGGCAAATCATCATTGGCGAATGTGCTGCTGGGCAGCGGACGGATGATCGTCTCGCCCGAGCCGGGGACCACCCGTGATTCGATCGATACGACACTCACCTACGAGGGTCAGCCGTTCGTGTTGATCGACACCGCGGGGCTCCGCAAACGCGCGCGCGTCAAAGATCAGCTCGAGTTCTTCACCGCGCTGCGCAGCATCCGTGCGGTGCATCGGTCCGATATCGTCTGTGTCCTGCTGGATGCGTCGGAGCCGCTCTCACTCCAGGATTTCAAAATCGCAGAAACCGCCATCGAAGCGGGCAAGGGGCTGTTTTTCGCGGTCAACAAGTGGGACCTCGTGGAGAAGGACACCGACACCGCCGGCGCCTATGCGAAGGATCTGCGCAGCCGCATCCGCACCATCAGTTGGGCGCCGATCGTGTTCATCTCGGCGCTGACCGGGCAGCGCGCCGCGCGGGTTCTGACCATGGCGCGCACGATTGCCGGAACACTGCAGACACGGATCGCCACATCGGAGTTGAATGACAGCGTCCTGGCCGATGCCGCCTCCAAGCCGCCGCCGGCGATCAAGGGACGCTACATCAAAATCAACTACGTGACCCAGCTCCCGGACCCGCCGCCGACCTTCATCCTGTTCTGCAATCACCCCGATTTGATCGCGGCGCCGTATATTCGCTACCTGACACGCCGCTTGCGCGAACGCTACGGATTCGAGGGTGTGCCGATTCGTCTGGTCTTCCGTAAGAAGAATTGA
- a CDS encoding NYN domain-containing protein, giving the protein MVFLIDGFNLYHAINENAVWRRFKWLDLNQLARRFLLPRDISVGVHYFTSLVTWNQKKLSRHRTYIRALETRGVHVVYGEFKRRDRTCRLCHQRYQTFEEKQTDVNIAIHLFRLSVEDAYDTAVLVSGDSDLIPSIRAVRQVFPSKQIRVVIPVGRAAEAMKREADFCQRMKEKHLRTSLLPWEIRLDGGRTISCPREWRE; this is encoded by the coding sequence GTGGTTTTCCTCATTGACGGCTTCAACCTATACCATGCGATTAACGAGAATGCGGTTTGGCGCAGATTCAAGTGGCTTGATCTGAACCAGCTTGCGAGACGGTTCCTGTTGCCGCGAGATATCTCCGTTGGTGTCCATTACTTCACATCGCTCGTTACCTGGAATCAGAAAAAGCTGTCTCGACATCGGACATACATCAGGGCGCTCGAGACGCGCGGCGTACATGTCGTGTATGGGGAGTTCAAACGGCGGGATCGCACGTGTCGCTTGTGCCATCAACGCTATCAGACGTTTGAGGAAAAGCAGACCGATGTCAACATCGCAATACACTTGTTCCGACTTTCGGTTGAGGATGCGTATGACACCGCAGTACTGGTCTCGGGCGACAGCGATCTGATACCGTCGATTCGCGCTGTCCGTCAGGTATTTCCCTCCAAGCAGATTCGTGTCGTGATACCGGTGGGCCGAGCCGCTGAAGCAATGAAAAGGGAGGCGGACTTTTGCCAGCGAATGAAGGAGAAACATCTCCGCACGAGTCTGCTGCCTTGGGAGATTCGCCTGGACGGCGGCAGAACGATCTCCTGCCCACGCGAGTGGAGGGAATGA